A single window of Anopheles moucheti chromosome 2, idAnoMoucSN_F20_07, whole genome shotgun sequence DNA harbors:
- the LOC128297319 gene encoding glycine, alanine and asparagine-rich protein-like, with product MKAMVCALALAAVLAVANCAPYQIAYLIPVDAPVARVARAAQFSGSAANAGSQSFSAGGFPGFGGFSGSAANAASQSFTSGGGFPGHGGFSGSAASAGAQSFSGGSGFPGLGGFSGSAANAGAQSFSG from the exons ATGAAAGCAATGGTGTGTGCTCTTGCCCTGGCCGCCGTCCTGGCCGTTGCCAACTGTGCTCCGTACCAAA TTGCGTACCTGATCCCGGTCGATGCCCCGGTGGCCCGTGTCGCTCGTGCCGCACAGTTCAGCGGCAGCGCTGCTAACGCCGGTTCTCAGTCGTTCAGCGCGGGCGGTTTCCCCGGCTTCGGTGGATTCTCTGGCTCGGCCGCTAACGCTGCCTCGCAGTCGTTCACCTCCGGCGGTGGCTTCCCCGGCCATGGTGGATTCTCGGGCTCTGCTGCCTCGGCCGGCGCTCAGTCCTTCTCGGGCGGTTCCGGATTCCCAGGACTCGGTGGATTCAGCGGCTCGGCAGCCAACGCCGGTGCTCAGTCGTTCAGCGGTTAA
- the LOC128297949 gene encoding uncharacterized protein LOC128297949: MLLLPVLLVSVCMIGRHVAANGFNVNQYPQAQVNAWTQACRSFQAQALASQAQQNQFFSNMFPQVQLPPLPFTDLCSQSGFAGAGAGASAGTFSHGGSGVGVTSFNNRFGGDDGGYGGNGGVQGVSVSSSSNGFGQGGTTVTHFGNGGASTNYIPHNQHGGGFSTANRFGGSAGQGVSVSSFGTNNGGGYATASRFGGGSGGTTHYVSNNGGTVGAYGPNGGSFASATRFGGSNAGGNYGSGGYGGGSYGGGKGVAVGSSVSSTNFGNGQGSVQTSVYKQHY, from the exons ATGCTGCTGTTACCGGTGCTGCTAGTGTCCGTTTGCATGATTGGGCGTCATGTCG CGGCCAACGGGTTCAACGTCAACCAGTATCCTCAGGCACAGGTGAACGCTTGGACGCAGGCATGTCGCAGCTTCCAGGCCCAGGCATTGGCCTCGCAGGCCCAACAGAATCAGTTCTTCTCGAACATGTTCCCGCAGGTGCAGCTCCCACCGCTACCGTTTACCGATCTTTGCTCGCAGAGTGGGTTTGCTGGGGCCGGTGCCGGTGCCAGTGCCGGTACCTTTAGCCACGGTGGATCGGGCGTTGGTGTAACATCGTTTAACAATCGGTTTGGTGGTGACGACGGTGGTTATGGAGGTAACGGAGGCGTGCAGGGCGTTAGCGTCAGCAGCAGTTCGAACGGATTCGGACAGGGTGGAACTACGGTGACGCACTTCGGAAATGGCGGTGCGTCTACTAACTATATCCCCCACAACCAGCACGGTGGCGGCTTTTCGACGGCGAACCGTTTCGGTGGAAGCGCCGGACAGGGTGTAAGTGTGTCGTCCTTTGGTACGAACAATGGCGGCGGCTATGCAACGGCTAGTCGATTCGGTGGCGGGTCCGGCGGTACTACGCACTACGTTTCGAACAATGGTGGAACGGTTGGTGCTTATGGACCGAACGGGGGAAGCTTTGCATCGGCCACCCGTTTCGGAGGCTCCAATGCGGGCGGTAATTACGGTAGTGGTGGGTATGGAGGAGGAAGCTACGGGGGTGGAAAGGGTGTGGCCGTTGGAAGTAGTGTGTCATCCACCAACTTTGGCAATGGGCAAGGATCAGTGCAGACGAGCGTTTACAAGCAGCACTACTAA
- the LOC128299936 gene encoding glutamate--cysteine ligase encodes MGLLSEGSPLTWDETKALAQHVREHGIEQFINLFARLKDRQGDVLKWGDEVEYIIVRFDDKQRAVQVSLRAQEILAKLNEKEAADPQGVKSLWRPEYGAYMIEGTPGKPYGGLLAHFNVVEANMRYRRMEVASLLPENEVVMSITSFPRLGSPAFTFPFAVPTPDDESCAARSNFFPDEAIFPGHPRFKTLTRNIRQRRGEKVSINLPIYPDRDTKVPVEGSIPSHPNFVHMDAMGFGMGCCCLQLTFQACNISEARTLYDQLTPMCPIMLALTAASPAYRGFLTDVDCRWNVISASVDCRTREERGELPLKNDRFRIYKSRYDSIDSYLSPAGEKYNDVPLVLDETLYKRLREGDIDHLLAQHIAHLFIRDSVSLFSEKVHQNDREDTDHFENIQSTNWQTMRFKPPPPNSSIGWRVEFRPCEAQLTDFENAAIVCFVVLLTRVILSYQLDFLIPISKVDENMQNSQKRGAVLTERFWFKKNITAIPRAGQGSVAAGEPLPAGQAPQQNGTTDEPAKPDSATDEYELMTIDQIINGKGTFPGLVPLINSYLGSMDVDADTHCTIQQYLKLIQKRASGELMTTASWIRQQVVSHPEYKNDSVISEGNCYDLLRKAKDIQDGVLACPELLGNNINSKTTDNIPAAIKKHLTKQC; translated from the exons ATGGGTTTGTTAAGCGAAGGAAGTCCTTTAACGTGGGATGAAACCAAGGCGCTGGCGCAACACGTTCGCGAGCACGGTATCGAGCAGTTTATCAATCTGTTCGCGCGTCTTAAAGACCGCCAAGGAGACGTGCTGAAATGGGGTGACGAGGTGGAGTACATAATCGTCCGCTTCGATGATAAGCAGCGTGCGGTGCAGGTGTCGTTGCGCGCGCAAGAAATTCTGGCTAAACTGAACGAAAAGGAAGCGGCCGATCCGCAAG GTGTGAAATCGTTGTGGCGTCCGGAGTATGGGGCGTACATGATCGAGGGTACGCCCGGCAAACCGTACGGAGGTTTACTGGCTCATTTTAACGTGGTCGAAGCGAACATGCGCTACCGCCGTATGGAGGTAGCTTCCCTGCTGCCGGAAAACGAAGTCGTAATGTCGATAACAAGTTTTCCCCGGTTGGGGTCTCCGGCATTCACGTTCCCATTCGCTGTGCCCACTCCGGACGATGAATCCTGTGCCGCGCGATCGAACTTTTTCCCGGACGAAGCCATCTTTCCGGGCCATCCACGTTTTAAAACGCTCACTCGCAATATACGCCAACGACGCGGCGAGAAGGTGTCCATCAATTTGCCGATCTATCCCGATCGCGACACGAAAGTGCCGGTCGAGGGAAGCATACCGTCCCATCCCAACTTCGTGCATATGGACGCGATGGGTTTCGGTATGGGTTGTTGCTGTCTGCAGCTTACGTTCCAGGCGTGTAACATCAGCGAAGCCCGCACGCTGTACGATCAGCTGACACCGATGTGTCCTATAATGCTAGCGCTTACGGCGGCTAGTCCGGCCTATCGAGGGTTCTTGACCGATGTGGATTGTCGATGGAACGTGATTTCGGCCTCGGTCGACTGTCGCACGCGTGAGGAACGTGGCGAGCTGCCGCTAAAGAACGATCGGTTCCGCATTTATAAATCGCGCTACGATTCAATCGATTCTTACCTATCACCGGCTGGTGAAAA ATACAACGACGTGCCTTTGGTGCTGGATGAAACGCTCTACAAACGGCTTCGCGAGGGCGATATCGATCATCTGCTGGCGCAACACATCGCCCATCTATTCATACGCGATTCGGTGTCGCTGTTCAGCGAAAAAGTGCACCAGAACGATCGCGAGGACACGGATCACTTCGAAAACATTCAGTCGACCAACTGGCAAACGATGCGATTCAAACCACCGCCACCCAATTCATCGATCGGCTGGCGTGTCGAATTCCGGCCCTGTGAGGCGCAGCTGACCGATTTTGAGAATGCCGCGATCGTGTGCTTCGTTGTGTTGCTGACGCGCGTCATCCTTTCGTATCAGCTCGATTTCCTGATCCCCATCAGTAAGGTGGatgaaaatatgcaaaactCACAAAAGCGTGGCGCAGTTCTGACCGAGCGGTTTTGGTTCAAGAAAAACATTACCGCCATTCCGCGGGCGGGACAAGGTAGCGTTGCGGCGGGTGAGCCACTCCCCGCGGGACAGGCACCGCAACAAAATGGTACGACCGATGAACCGGCAAAACCCGATTCGGCTACGGATGAGTACGAACTAATGACGATTGATCAGATTATTAATGGAAAGGGAACATTCCCGGGATTGGTGCCGCTCATCAATAGTTATCTCGGTTCGATGGATGTGGATGCCGATACGCACTGTACGATTCAGCAGTATCTAAAGCTGATACAGAAACGGGCATCCGGTGAACTGATGACGACTGCAAGCTGGATCCGGCAGCAAGTAGTGTCGCATCCCGAATACAA AAATGATTCCGTCATTAGCGAGGGCAATTGTTACGATTTGCTGCGAAAGGCGAAGGACATCCAAGACGGTGTGCTGGCATGCCCGGAACTGCTTGGCAACAACATCAACTCCAAAACGACGGACAACATTCCGGCTGCCATCAAGAAGCATCTTACCAAGCAATGTTAG
- the LOC128298774 gene encoding keratin, type I cytoskeletal 9-like, producing VQFERMYFVLAILVGILGANPTTSYPVAQMQGSSSGAGSQGFGFGDPSGAGFGGQGVGAGFPGAGFPGAGFPFFSPQAGTGPGMGFPQFAGFPQMGSFNFGVPQGPGGSFSTSGSQSFASSSSFGGGQTGAGSGSSAGASSQSTGHQQQPQHGVIGSGSSGSAHTEQQPDHGFIGTASGAGSSSQDQSNHGPHGGQSSSGAGAQSHSAGGHGQGQGGSASGAQSTGSSFGPGGRHTEQNFGNVSGDNFGVRISIDESADGTYKKTETSSWVWN from the coding sequence GTTCAGTTTGAGAGGATGTATTTCGTTCTTGCAATACTGGTGGGCATCTTGGGTGCGAATCCCACCACGAGTTATCCGGTAGCGCAAATGCAAGGAAGCTCGAGTGGTGCTGGATCACAGGGTTTCGGGTTCGGCGACCCGAGTGGTGCTGGTTTCGGTGGACAAGGCGTAGGTGCAGGATTTCCTGGAGCAGGATTCCCTGGTGCAGGATTCCCTTTCTTTTCACCTCAGGCTGGAACAGGCCCTGGAATGGGATTTCCACAGTTCGCCGGATTCCCCCAGATGGGCTCGTTTAACTTCGGTGTACCTCAGGGACCGGGTGGTAGTTTCTCTACATCTGGATCGCAGTCCTTCGCCAGCAGTAGCTCGTTTGGCGGTGGACAAACCGGAGCCGGATCTGGTAGCAGCGCTGGAGCTAGCTCGCAATCCACGGGTCATCAGCAACAACCACAGCATGGTGTAATTGGCAGTGGAAGTTCGGGATCGGCACACACTGAGCAACAACCCGATCACGGCTTCATTGGAACGGCCAGTGGAGCGGGTAGTTCCAGCCAGGATCAGTCTAACCACGGCCCACACGGTGGACAAAGTTCAAGTGGTGCTGGAGCACAATCGCACAGTGCTGGTGGACATGGACAGGGACAGGGTGGTTCTGCTAGTGGTGCCCAATCCACCGGGTCTTCGTTCGGACCAGGTGGACGTCATACGGAGCAAAACTTCGGTAACGTCTCCGGTGATAACTTTGGTGTGCGCATCAGTATTGATGAATCAGCCGATGGAACGtataaaaaaacggaaacctcATCATGGGTATGGAACTAG
- the LOC128296801 gene encoding pre-mRNA 3'-end-processing factor FIP1, producing MADEGNEDSWLYGNSAQDGPTSDAAATTDADATAGGKDNALWDEQEESQTTTRDAGDSENQRRGSNDLSSAPDGENGLSAQEQQCDDNAMDSSDLHQRDGDVHAPEESMDDSHLMDDDRTESELREEERMSAKRKPTESAEADKGEEDGDVDEVEKLDETNKTDSADGKDNVDDGGKDKGGLSDMESDIDSDEDDDINVVIGDIKSGPSYNIIKQRGPIMPNQTASNAAGVTDKTKQPAGKFSMEEFESVGTINGVPAHEFSIDSLDEKPWRKPGADITDYFNYGFNEETWRSYCERQKRMRQHESGVGMAGLTINNPQAAPPMGMMRDMRRSGGPMGGGPMGGPRKMNGPIEVIGGGPGGPMGGGPMGGRGGDGGGGRRDDGMAMSSQPKENVIQVMTADRREYSRTVVGNKYDPSMGGGPPGFGGGPPDFYHPEPDYADYYDPMQESQWGNDNGNWQPSGIKTLTPCPPMMHPGMGGMGQQHMDMMGGGGGGERMVMPPPQQMQQGMVPGPGMGQGGGRLHPPGMVAGGGPRGDMRNPNDRKRGDPRERDRDREPPRRDRERDRDRGRDREREHDRERERDRDRKERERGDHRSERDANHIAPKEELAVDPVLGAGVVVAPVAIATGSTSSASRDDKDKRSTKPDRHKDRHRERSRSRERSKSRRSDRSREREQRHNRDKKKSHRKDKEDGE from the exons ATGGCGGACGAAGGGAACGAAGACAGTTGGTTGTACGGCAATTCGGCTCAGGATGGACCGACGAGCGATGCGGCCGCGACCACCGATGCTGATGCTACGGCAGGCGGCAAGGACAACGCGTTATGGGATGAGCAGGAAGAGTCACAAACCACAACCAGGGATGCCGGTGATTCGGAGAATCAACGACGCGGTTCGAATGATCTCAGTAGTGCACCGGATGGCGAGAATGGTCTTTCCGCCCAGGAACAGCAGTGTGATGACAATGCGATGGATTCGAGCGATCTGCATCAGCGAGATGGTGATGTACATGCCCCGGAAGAGAGTATGGATGATTCGCACTTGATGGACGACGATAGGACGGAAAGCGAGCTACGGGAGGAAGAAAGAATGTCCGCCAAGCGTAAACCAACGGAATCGGCCGAAGCAGACAAGGGTGAAGAGGATGGTGATGTTGACGAAGTAGAAAAGTTGgacgaaacgaacaaaacggATTCTGCCGATGGGAAGGATAATGTGGATGATGGTGGAAAGGATAAGGGAGGCTTAAGCGACATGGAGAGCGATATCGATAGCGATGAAGACGATGATATTAATGTCGTGATCGGAGACATCAAATCGGGCCCCAGCTACAACATCATCAAACAGCGCGGTCCCATCATGCCAAACCAGACGGCATCAAATGCGGCGGGTGTGACGGACAAAACGAAACAGCCGGCCGGAAAGTTTAGCATGGAAGAGTTTGAAAGTGTGGGCACAATCAATGGTGTGCCGGCGCACGAGTTTAGCATCGACTCGCTAGATGAGAAACCCTGGCGCAAACCGGGTGCGGATATTAccgactatttcaactacggATTTAACGAGGAAACGTGGCGATCGTACTGCGAACGACAGAAGCGCATGAGACAACACGAGAGCGGTGTCGGTATGGCGGGACTGACGATAAACAACCCACAGGCAGCGCCTCCGATGGGCATGATGCGTGACATGAGAAGGTCGGGTGGCCCAATGGGTGGAGGACCGATGGGAGGGCCAAGAAAGATGAACGGACCGATCGAGGTGATCGGCGGTGGTCCCGGCGGCCCGATGGGTGGAGGACCGAtgggaggaagaggaggagatGGTGGTGGAGGACGTAGAGATGATGGTATGGCAATGTCGAGCCAACCGAAGGAGAACGTCATTCAGGTTATGACGGCGGACCGCAGAGAGTACAGCCGAACGGTAGTTGGGAACAAGTACGATCCTTCGATGGGCGGTGGTCCACCAGGGTTCGGAGGAGGACCACCCGACTTTTATCATCCCGAGCCAGACTATGCCGATTACTACGATCCGATGCAGGAATCCCAGTGGGGTAATGACAATGGTAATTGGCAACCGTCCGGTATCAAAACGCTTACACCGTGCCCTCCGATGATGCACCCGGGTATGGGTGGAATGGGCCAACAACACATGGACATGATGggaggtggaggaggaggtgaGCGGATGGTAATGCCTCCACCACAGCAGATGCAGCAAGGTATGGTGCCGGGACCGGGGATGGGTCAAGGCGGTGGGAGGTTACATCCGCCCGGAATGGTTGCAGGAGGAGGTCCGCGTGGTGACATGCGTAATCCCAATGATCGTAAACGAGGAGACCCACGCGAACGGGACCGTGATCGTGAACCACCACGGAGAGATCGTGagcgtgatcgtgatcgtggtCGCGATCGAGAACGCGAACACGACCGGGAACGGGAACGTGATCGCGATCGTAAAGAACGAGAAAGAGGCGACCATCGATCGGAACGAGATGCAAACCATATTGCGCCGAAGGAAGAACTGGCAGTTGATCCCGTTTTGGGTGCTGGAGTAGTTGTCGCGCCAGTAGCGATAGCAACTGGATCCACATCTTCCGCATCGCGCGACGACAAGGACAAACGTTCCACGAAGCCGGATCGTCACAAGGATCG CCACCGAGAACGATCCCGTAGTCGCGAAAGATCCAAATCGAGACGTTCCGATAGGAGTCGAGAGCGAGAGCAGCGACACAACCGAGATAAGAAAAAGTCCCACCGGAAGGACAAAGAAGACGGGGAATGA
- the LOC128297318 gene encoding keratin, type I cytoskeletal 9-like encodes MKSISCLLAVVALVAVVSSAPVENGEHRVVRQAGGFGATGSAANAGAQSFNQGFGHGFPGHGGFGGFSGSAASAGSQSFTQGGGHGFGGLSGSAANAGAQSFSQGAGGFPGFGGSSGSAAGAGSQSFGG; translated from the exons ATGAAATCCATCTCGTGTCTGTTGGCCGTTGTTGCCCTCGTGGCGGTGGTGAGCAGTGCCCCCGTTGAGA ACGGTGAACATCGAGTCGTGCGACAGGCAGGCGGATTTGGTGCCACGGGATCGGCTGCTAATGCTGGTGCGCAATCTTTCAACCAGGGCTTCGGGCATGGCTTCCCGGGACATGGTGGATTCGGTGGATTTTCGGGATCGGCTGCGTCGGCCGGTAGCCAATCGTTCACACAGGGCGGTGGCCATGGATTCGGTGGTTTGTCCGGATCGGCTGCTAATGCTGGTGCTCAGTCCTTCTCGCAGGGTGCTGGTGGATTCCCAGGATTCGGTGGTAGCAGCGGATCTGCCGCCGGTGCCGGTTCTCAATCCTTCGGAGGATAA
- the LOC128297565 gene encoding hornerin-like, giving the protein MHTHFTLLLTVCALVAHGYPTDLGHQHGGSGSSSGSSATSNSQSAGFGGFPALPGFQGGFDQGQASQPLMAGAGHNAGGWSPDVFNKGFPFPQAAHGSSSGSSSFSSSFSSSHDGKVTSSQSQAQSGSQSSGHGGASSSGSSAASQSSSKGGHGHHGSDSGSAAGAQSIAHDQHGHHGSSSGAHSQSINHNDHGHDHGHGGVVGSSSGAQSQSTSADQGHHGQLASGSNAGAQSVSQSVQDTHHGHHGYAPSGSASSAGSQSQSQATHANQHHGAGGQHHGSGGQHKEYYQGHSHDGEGFGVRVSTDETQDGSVKKTASEAWVWKD; this is encoded by the coding sequence ATGCATACACATTTTACGTTACTGCTCACCGTTTGTGCGCTAGTTGCACACGGTTACCCAACGGATCTGGGCCACCAACACGGTGGCAGTGGTAGCAGTAGTGGTAGCTCTGCCACCAGTAACTCACAGTCGGCAGGCTTCGGTGGCTTCCCGGCGTTGCCCGGATTCCAAGGAGGATTCGACCAGGGACAGGCCTCGCAGCCCCTTATGGCCGGAGCTGGTCACAATGCCGGTGGATGGAGTCCGGACGTATTTAACAAAGGATTCCCGTTCCCCCAGGCCGCGCACGGTAGCAGTTCGGGTAGCTCGTCGTTCTCCAGCTCCTTCTCATCGAGCCACGATGGAAAAGTGACCAGTTCGCAGTCCCAGGCACAGTCCGGTAGTCAGAGTTCCGGACACGGTGGTGCATCCAGCTCTGGCAGCTCGGCTGCATCGCAATCGTCCAGCAAGGGCGGTCACGGTCACCATGGAAGTGATAGTGGAAGCGCTGCTGGGGCACAATCAATTGCGCACGATCAGCATGGCCACCACGGATCTTCGTCCGGTGCTCATTCCCAGTCCATCAACCACAACGATCACGGTCACGATCACGGACACGGTGGAGTGGTTGGCAGTTCCTCTGGAGCTCAATCACAGTCGACTTCCGCCGATCAGGGACATCACGGTCAGCTAGCTTCGGGTAGTAATGCCGGCGCACAGTCCGTGTCGCAGTCGGTGCAGGATACACACCACGGTCACCATGGTTACGCACCGAGCGGATCCGCCAGCTCTGCCGGATCCCAATCACAGTCACAAGCGACTCACGCGAATCAGCACCATGGTGCGGGTGGCCAACACCATGGCTCCGGTGGACAGCATAAAGAGTATTATCAGGGACATAGCCACGACGGTGAGGGATTCGGAGTGCGCGTCAGCACGGACGAGACCCAGGATGGTTCGGTGAAGAAAACTGCCAGTGAAGCTTGGGTATGGAAGGACTAA
- the LOC128297317 gene encoding PE-PGRS family protein PE_PGRS47-like — MKSFVVFAAAILATVSAAPYQLILLDEADLPIAPIRVVRSASDGGLSGSAANAGAQSFNTGGFGGFPGGFGGLSGSAANAGAQSFTMGGGGGHGGFPGFGGLSGSAANAGSQSFTQGGGHGGFGGLSGSAANAGTQSFTQGGGHGGFGGSAANAGAQSFTMGGGGGHGGFPGLGFSGSAANAASQTFTQGGGHGGFGGLSGSAANAGAQSIVAH; from the exons ATGAAGTCGTTTGTGGTGTTTGCCGCGGCCATATTGGCCACCGTTTCCGCTGCTCCGTATCAGC TGATCCTGCTGGATGAGGCGGATCTTCCGATTGCCCCAATCCGTGTGGTCCGCTCGGCTTCGGACGGTGGACTGAGCGGCAGTGCGGCCAACGCCGGTGCTCAGTCGTTCAACACGGGTGGCTTCGGAGGGTTCCCTGGAGGGTTCGGAGGGCTTTCCGGTTCGGCAGCTAACGCGGGTGCCCAGTCCTTCACCATGGGAGGTGGCGGCGGACATGGAGGATTCCCCGGATTCGGTGGACTGTCAGGGTCGGCGGCCAATGCCGGTAGCCAATCGTTCACGCAGGGTGGCGGACATGGAGGATTCGGAGGTCTTTCCGGATCGGCTGCCAACGCTGGTACCCAATCGTTCACGCAGGGCGGTGGCCACGGTGGATTCGGTGGATCGGCTGCCAACGCCGGTGCCCAATCCTTCACAAtgggcggtggcggtggacaCGGTGGATTCCCGGGCCTCGGTTTCTCGGGCTCTGCTGCTAATGCTGCCTCGCAAACCTTCacccaaggtggcggccacggaGGATTCGGTGGACTATCTGGATCGGCGGCTAACGCTGGCGCTCAATCGATCGTAGCTCACTAA
- the LOC128304724 gene encoding kelch-like protein 5 translates to MSNEISCKGSPTSSASVRASLVTDESHFSLASLNSSVSQDEFFRCRDHSDLVLKRMQDYLQSEKLCDVVLIAGVDGRRIPAHRLVLSASSAYFSAMFTGQLRESQQEEITLQEVSGDALNSLIQYCYTGAIEIREDTVETLLATACLLQLSTIVGACCNFLARQLHPSNCLGFSLFAEQQGCTALLKLATAYTCQHFQQVWKNQEFFMLDASQLANLLRSDDLNVPNEQEVFHALMAWIQYDAEGRKRHIPELLALIKLPLLQPSFIVDHVEALCGGANECQQLVMEAFKWHLIPGRRSLIATSRTRPRKSTMGRLLAVGGMDGHKGAISIESYDPRLDKWTLLKNMPTRRLQFGVAVLDDKLIIVGGRDGLKTLNTVDSFDLNTMCWSTLVPPMGTPRHGLGVAFLEGPLYAVGGHDGWSYLNTVERWDPSARTWSYVAPMSAMRSTAGVAVLGGRLYVIGGRDGSVCHRTIECYDPHTNKWTLRSPMNQRRGCVGVGVLNGFLYALGGHDCPPSNPAVCRTDTVERYDPTTDTWTLIASLSVGRDAIGVSVLGDFLVALGGYDGIQYLKIVEQYDAETNEWTSIAPVNYSRAGACVVAIPNSFSNAASTTGGVGLPSTSANPSSPNNAIASSSSSSAVNVPVANSSTTGWRGSTSASNYYYRRHFRICDYYV, encoded by the exons ATGAGCAACGAAATATCGTGCAAGGGAAGCCCAACTTCTAGCGCTAGTGTCCGCGCGAGCCTCGTGACGGACGAGAGCCACTTCAGTCTGGCGAGCCTAAACTCGTCCGTAAGCCAGGATGAGTTCTTCCGGTGTCGCGATCACTCCGATCTGGTGCTGAAACGAATGCAAG ACTACCTCCAGAGTGAGAAGCTTTGTGATGTGGTGCTGATCGCTGGCGTCGACGGTCGACG AATACCAGCCCATCGTCTGGTGCTCTCAGCTTCATCTGCGTACTTCAGCGCTATGTTCACCGGGCAGCTGCGCGAAAGCCAGCAGGAAGAAATCACCCTGCAGGAAGTGTCCGGAGACGCGCTGAACTCACTCATCCAGTACTGCTACACCGGTGCGATCGAAATCCGGGAGGATACGGTTGAAACGTTGCTGGCCACGGCGTGCCTTTTGCAGCTCAGTACGATCGTCGGTGCGTGCTGCAACTTTCTCGCTCGTCAATTACACCCGTCCAACTGTCTGGGGTTTTCGCTCTTTGCCGAACAGCAAGGCTGCACCGCTCTGCTCAAGTTGGCCACCGCGTACACCTGTCAGCACTTCCAGCAGGTATGGAAGAATCAGGAATTCTTCATGCTCGACGCTTCCCAGCTGGCAAATCTGCTGCGTAGTGACGATCTGAATGTTCCGAACGAGCAGGAGGTATTTCATGCCCTAATGGCATGGATACAGTACGACGCCGAGGGCCGCAAGCGTCACATTCCGGAATTGTTGGCACTGATAAAGCTGCCATTGCTGCAACCTTCG TTCATAGTGGATCACGTGGAAGCTCTCTGTGGTGGAGCGAACGAGTGTCAACAGCTCGTGATGGAAGCGTTCAAGTGGCATCTCATTCCCGGGCGGCGGTCACTAATCGCCACATCTCGCACCCGGCCGCGAAAGTCAACCATGGGTCGTCTGTTGGCGGTCGGCGGCATGGATGGTCACAAGGGCGCGATCAGTATCGAGAGTTACGATCCGCGGCTGGATAAGTGGACGCTGCTGAAGAATATGCCAACGCGCCGTCTACAGTTCGGGGTAGCCGTACTGGACGATAAACTGATCATTGTCGGTGGTCGGGATGGTTTGAAGACGTTGAACACGGTCGATAGTTTCGATTTGAACACGATGTGTTGGAGTACGTTGGTGCCGCCGATGGGTACTCCCCGGCACGGACTCGGGGTAGCCTTCCTGGAGGGTCCACTGTACGCGGTCGGTGGCCACGATGGATGGAGCTATCTGAACACGGTCGAACGCTGGGATCCGTCGGCACGCACCTGGAGCTACGTCGCGCCTATGTCTGCCATGCGATCGACAGCTGGTGTGGCTGTCCTCGGTGGACGCTTGTACGTGATTGGTGGTCGTGATGGTAGCGTGTGTCATCGGACGATCGAGTGTTACGATCCGCACACCAACAAGTGGACACTGCGTTCACCGATGAACCAACGGCGCGGTTGTGTAGGCGTTGGAGTTCTGAACGGGTTCTTGTACGCGCTTGGTGGTCACGACTGTCCGCCAAGCAATCCGGCCGTATGCCGAACGGACACTGTCGAACGTTACGATCCGACAACCGATACTTGGACATTG ATTGCATCGCTTAGCGTGGGCAGAGATGCGATCGGTGTGAGTGTGCTAGGCGATTTTCTGGTCGCACTCGGCGGGTACGATGGCATCCAGTATCTGAAAATCGTCGAGCAGTACGATGCAGAAACGAACGAGTGGACATCGATCGCACCGGTCAACTACAGCCGGGCCGGTGCATGTGTCGTTGCGATTCCGAACAGCTTCTCAAATGCGGCATCCACAACCGGTGGCGTTGGGCTTCCGTCGACCAGTGCGAATCCTTCCTCACCGAACAACGCCATCGCTTCGTCTTCTTCGTCTTCTGCAGTGAATGTTCCGGTTGCCAACAGTAGCACCACG GGATGGCGCGGAAGTACCAGTGCCagcaattattattatcgcAGACATTTCCGCATTTGTGATTACTACGTGTAG